DNA from Methylobacterium currus:
CCCCCCGCCGCACGGTGGCCAGGACCAGGACCCCGTGGGTCACGTCCGGATCGTCGCCGGCATCCTTGACCACCCCGGCCAGCGCCCCGTCCTCCACCAGCCCGGTCCGCGCCAGGGCGAAGGCCGGGCGGGCGCCGCTCGGCAGCGGGATCTCGACCGGGTCCGGGAAGGCGCCGGTGACGAGGCCCGCATAGGCGGCCTTGGCGGCGGCGGCCGCGCAGGCGCCGGTGGTCCAGCCGCGGCGCAGGGTCTCCCGTGGTCGTGTCGCATCCATGCGGCGTGGTATCACCGCAGGCCGGCGCGGTGAATGCGCGCCATTCGTCATCAGATGGAAGCCTTCGTGACCGCACGCCCCGCCCGCGGCCTCCTCGTCGCCGCCGCCCGTTCCGGCTCCGGCAAGACCACCGTGACCCTCGCCCTGCTGCGGGCCCTGCGCCGCCGCGGGCTGGCGGTCGCCGGGGCGAAATGCGGGCCGGACTACATCGACCCCGCCTTCCACGCCGCCGCCACCGGCCGGCCGAGCTACAACCTCGACAGCTTCGCCATGGACGGCACCCTGCTCGACGCGGTGGCGGGCCGGGCCGGCGCGGAAGCCGACCTGCTGCTCGCCGAGGGCTCGATGGGCCTGTTCGACGGCGTCGTGGCGGAGGAGGGCCGCACCGGCGCCAATGCCGACATCGCCGCCCGCTACGGCTGGCCGGTCGTGCTGGTGCTCGACGTCTCGGGCGCGGCGCAATCCGCCGCCGCCACCGCCCTCGGGGTCCGGGCCTACGATCCGCGCCTGACGCTCGCCGGCGTGATCCTCAACAAGGTGGCGAGCCCGCGCCACCGCCGCCTGGTCGAGGTCGGCCTCGCCCGGGTCGGGATCCCGGTGCTCGGCGCGGTGCCGCGGGAGGCCGCGCTCGTGCTGCCGGAGCGCCATCTCGGGCTGATCCAGGCCGGCGAGACCGCGGACCTGGAATCCCGGCTCGACCGCCTCGCCGATCTGGCGGAAGCCTCGATCGACCTCGACGCGGTGGTGGAAGCCGCCGGCGGGCGGATCCCCACCCCAGCGATCGGCCATCTGCCGCCGCCGCCCGGCCAGCGCCTCGCGGTCGCCCGCGACGCCGCGTTCTCGTTCGTCTACCCGCATCTCGAGGCCGGCTGGCGCGCCGCCGGGGCCGAGATCGTGCCGTTCTCACCGCTCGCCGACGAGGCGCCGCCCGCCGAGTGCGACGCCTGCTGGCTGCCCGGCGGCTATCCGGAGCTCCATGCCGGCCGGATCGCCGCCGCGTCGCGCTTCCTCGGCGGCTTGCGCGCCTTCGCGGAGACGAAGGCCGTCCACGGCGAGTGCGGCGGCTACATGGTGCTGGGCGAGAGCCTGGAGGATGCCGACGGCACGACCCACCGCATGGCCGGCCTCTTGCCGGTCGCGACGTCCTATGCCAGGCGCCGCCTGCATCTCGGCTACCGGATCGCGACGCTCGTCGGCCCCGGGGCGCTCGGGGCGGCCGGGCAGGGGCTGGTCGGGCACGAGTTCCACTATGCCAGCGAGGTCACCCCGCCTCCGGGGCCGGACGAGGCCCTGGCCGAGGTGACCGACGCGGAAGGGCGCAGCCCGGGCCTCGCCGGGCACCGGCGCGGCCGGGTCAGCGGCAGCTTCTTCCACCTCGTCGGGCTGCGCTGAGGCAGCCGGCGCCTACTCGGCGGCGGCGCTGTCCCCGCCGTTCGCCGTGGTGGCGTGGCGGCCGAGGCGGGCGGCGGAGCGGACGATCGCCAGCACTTCGCGGCGCAGCTGCTCGTCCTCGATCTGCACGTAGGCCCGCAGCAGCTCGATCGCGCCCTGCGCGCTCAGGAAGCCGAACACGTTGTCGTCGCCGGTCTCGCCGCCGGTCTGGTCCTCGAAGAAGGCCGAGACCGGCACTTCGAGCAGCCGCGCGATCTCGCGCAGGCGGCCGGCGCCGACGCGGTTCTGGCCCTTCTCGTATTTCTGCACCTGCTGGAAGGTGACGCCGACGGCGTTGCCGAGAGCGGTCTGGCTCAGCCCCTTGGCCTTGCGCAGGGCCGTGATGCGAACTCCGACGAGACGGTCGACCTCAGTGGTTTGCTTGGGCATCGGTCCTCAACATCTCACGTGCTGGCCTGCCGGAAGCCCCCTCCCCAATTCCAGAGGGCCGCCGTCCCGCGTCGTTCATGCCCGCAACGGGCCGGCGCTCCCCGCTCCGGCGACCTCGCGGATGTTCGTCCTCGGGCCGGCGGCGAAGACGCCTCGCATCCGGTCCGCTCAACCCTCGTTCGCCCGGTCCGCCTCCGGTCCGTCCACCCCGCATCGGAGCATTCGAACTGGACCGGACCATGCGAAACCAGTCGTCCGCGACCGCTCAAGGCCGTCCTGCTGCCAGGATGACGACACGGATGCGGGTCTGCCATGCAACCCAACTCACGTCTACACGCTCCAAGCGAATTCCCCAAGGGAACGAAGGTGAAAAAAATACTGAGTGTCACCGCTCGCGCAGGTCGCCGCGCGGTGGGGTTCGTCCGGGCCGAGCGGGTCACCTTGCCGATGGCGGAGCGGTTCCCATCTCATCGGCCAAGCCCGGCCGCCCGAGCGCCCGAACGCCCGCGAGAGCCTTCGATACCGAAGAGAACGCCGAGAGGGATGCCCACCATGTTCATCGCCATGAACCGGTTCAAGGTCTACAAGGATGCCACCCAGGACTTCGAGCAGGTCTGGCTCGGGCGCGACAGCCATCTGGGGGAGATGCCGGGCTTCGTCGAGTTTCACCTGCTGCGCGGGCCCGAATACGAGGATCACGTCCTCTACGCCTCGCACACGATCTGGTCCTCGAAAGCCGATTTCGAGGCCTGGACCCGCTCCGAGCAGTTCCGCAAGGCCCATAGCCGCGCCCCGGGGACCAAGCCGCTCTATCTCGGCCACCCGCAATTCGAGGGCTTCGAGACGATCCAGACCGTCGCCCGGGCCGGGTGACGGCAGGATGCCGTGGGCGGCCCGGGCGAGGGCCGCCCCCGCGTGTTTCGCTGCCGTGGCGGCCCTCGCCCGGGCCGCCTCCGGGTCAGGTGGTCTCAGGGTCAGCCCGTCTCAGGGTCAGGCGGCCTTGGGGGCGTGGAGCCGCGGCAGGAACGCGGCGAGAAGGCCCACCGCCGGCAGGAAGGCGCAGATTCCGTACACGAACTCGATGCTGGTGTGATCGGCGATCTCGCCCAGGACCGCGGCGCCCAAGCCCCCCATCCCGAAGGCGAAGCCGAAGAACAGGCCGCCCACCAGCCCGACCCGACCGGGCAGGAGCTCCTGGGCGTAGACCAGGATCGCCGGCATCGCCGAGGCCAGGATCAGGCCGATCGGCACGGTCAGCGCCACGGTCCAGAACAGGTTGGCGTGGGGCAGCGCCAGGGTGAAGGGCAGGACGCCGAGGATCGAGCCCCAGATCACCACCTTGCGGCCGAACCGGTCGCCGATCGGCCCGCCCGCCACCGTGCCGGCCGCGACCGCGCCGAGGAACACGAACAGGTAGAGCTGCGATTCCTGCACCGACACGCCGAAGCGGTGGATCAGGTAGAAGGTGAAGTACGAGCTGAGGCTCGCCATGTAAAAATACTTGGAGAAGATCAGCACCAGCAGCACCGCGATGGTGCCGACCACCTTGGCCCGCGGCAGGGCCCGGACGCTTGAGCCCCCCTTTTTCCCCCGCGCGGCCCCCGCCCGGAGGCGGTCGCGGTACCAACGCCCGACGAGGCTCAGCACCACGAACCCGGCGAGCGCCGCGACCGCGAACAGCGCGACGCTGGGCTGGCCGAGCGGCACCACGATGAAGGCGGCGAGCAGCGGCCCGAGCGCCGAGCCGGCATTGCCGCCGACCTGGAACACCGACTGGGCCAGGCCGTAGCGCCCGCCCGAGGCGAGGCGGGCGACCCGCGAGGCCTCCGGGTGAAAGATCGCCGAGCCGAGGCCGACGAGGCAGGCCGCCATGACCAGCAGACCGTACGAGCCGGCATGGGACAGGAGCAGCAGGCCGCAGAGCGAGAGCAGCATGCCGGTGGCGAGCGAGAACGGCATCGGCCGCTTGTCGGTGACCAGGCCGACCACCGGCTGGAGCAGCGAGGCGGTGAGCTGGAAGGCCAGGGTCAGGAAGCCGATCTGGCCGAAATCGAGGCTGTAGGCCTGCTTCAGCAGAGGGTAGATCGCCGGGAGCAGCGACTGGATCATGTCGTTGAGGAGGTGCGACAGGCTCAGGCCCCCGAGCACCACGGCTGCCGGTCCGGCCGCTGCCGCCGCAGGCGGCATCGCCCTGCTCACCGTCTCCGCCTGCGGCGGCCTGGTCACCGACGCCTCCACGGCCACGCCGCCCTCGCTCGCTCGCGCATCCATTGCCGGTTCGCTCCCCCTGGCGGCCTCAGGCGGGCCGCTCTCGGCCCTCACGCGGACCGCTCTCGCCGCGCCGCCCGTCGACGATCCGGGGGTCTGCGGCGTGCCTCCCATACACCCGCCGCCTCCGCCCGTCCCGGCCATCCGCCGCAGGGCAGGGATGCCGCCGGTCCCGGGCTTGCTGCGGAACCGGCAACCAGCCGTCGGCGGCCCGGGATCTGTGCGGAAGCGGCACGGTCCCGCCCGGCCCGTCCCAATCCGGCACAGACACGGGTCACGGGTCATCTCGCCATGCGACACGAACGGTTCCCGGGGGATGCCGACGGCCACCTCGCCACCTCGGAGGCACGGGCGGTCTGGAACGCGCTCCTGCCCCGCCGCGGCCGGGCGGCCCTGCGGGTCGCGATCGCCGGCGGCGCGGCTCTGGCCGAGCTCGCGGCGGTGGCCCTCACCGGGCTCGCCTGCGAGATGACCTATCACCTGATCTCCTACGAGCGGCAGCCCGAGCTCGGCCCGTCGCTGGCGGTCGGCCTGTTCCTCGGCCTGTTCGTGGTGCTGCCGAACGCCGCGCGGGGCGAGTACAGCATCGAGAACTACCTGGCCCGCGCGCCCCATTTCCGCCGGACGCTCAGCCTCTGGCTCGCCGCCTGGGCGGTGGTGCTGGTCCTCGGCTTCCTCAGCAAGACGACCGGCGACCATTCCCGCGGGGCGGCTCTGGCGACCTTCCTCATCGGTCTGCCGGTCCTCGTCGCCACCCGCTTCGCCACCGTGACCCTGGTGCGCCGGCTCATCACCCCCCGCTCCGATTCCGCCCGCCGCATCCACCTGATCGGCTACGAGGAGGACGTCGCGAGCTTCTACGCCACCCACGACACGGCGGCCCTGGGCCTCCGGGTGATCGGCGTCAGCACCCTGCGGAGCGCCCCCCCGGGGACCGACCCGCAGGCACGCCGGACCCAGCTCGCCGAGGACCTCGACCTGAGCGTCTCGGTGGTGCGCTTCCTGCGCCCCGACGACGTGTTCGTGCTGGTGCCCTGGGCCGAGGTCGAGGACCTGGAGGCCTGCGTCGACGCCTTCCTGCGGGTGCCGGTCGCCCTGCACCTGCGCCCCGGCCGGGTGATGGACCGCTTCAGCGACGTGCGCCTCGGCCGGGTCGGCCTGCTCACCGGCATCAATGTCGGCCGCGCCCCCCTTTCCGCCGTGGAGATCGCCGCCAAGCGCACCTTCGACCTCGTGGTGGCGTCGCTGGCGCTCGTGGCGCTGTCGCCGCTGCTCGTCCTGATCGCGATCCTGATCCGCCTCGACAGCCGGGGACCGAGCCTGTTTCGCCAGAAGCGCTACGGCTTCAACCAGGAGGCGTTCTGGGTGTTCAAGTTCCGCAGCATGCGCTCCGACGCCGACGCGTCCTTCCGCCAGGCGACACGGGACGACGACCGCATCACCCGGATCGGCCGGATCCTGCGCCGCACCAACCTCGACGAGTTGCCCCAGCTCCTCAACGTGATCCGGGGCGACATGTCGCTGGTCGGCCCCCGCCCCCACGCCGTCGCCCATGACCGCAGCTTCGAGCGTCGCATCGCGCTCTATGCCCGGCGCCACAACGTGCGGCCGGGGATCACCGGCTGGGCGCAGGTGAACGGCCTGCGGGGCGAGACCCTCACCGACGCCGACATGCAGCGGAGGGTCGAGCACGACCTGTTCTACATCGACAATTGGTCGCTGTGGTTCGACCTCAGGATCCTGGTGATGACGGTGGTGGCCAGGAGTGCGTTCCGGAATGCGTACTAGAGCGCTGTGCGATCGTCCTGCAACGGCCAAGTTGTTTTGGGCGTTGGTTGGGTGGAGGAGCCAGCGATGACCTCACCCTTGTCCGTCGATCTGCGTGAGCGTGTGGTGTCCGCTGTCCTGGCGGGTGCGTCCTGCCGCCAGGCTGGCGAGCGGTTCGGTGTCAGCGCCGCCAGCGTCAGCCGCTGGCACGCCCGCCATCTCCGGGACGGCCACGTCCGGCCCAAGCCGATGGGCGGAGACCAGCGCTCGCAGATCATCGAGGCCCACGCCCCGCGGATCCTGAGGCTGTGCGAGGAGCGCGGCAACATCGTGCTGTCGGAACTGCGCGACGCCTTGGCCGAGCAGGGCGTCGCCACCAGCACCAGCAGCCTGTCGCGCTTCCTGGCCCGCCATCGCATCACCCGTAAAAAGGGGCTCTTCACGCCGCCGAGCAGGACCGACCGGACGTAGCGGAGGCGCGCCAGGCGTGGTTCGAGGGCCAGCTCGACCTCGATCCGGACCGTCTGGTGTTCATCGACGAGACCGCCGCTTCGACCCGGATGGCGCGTCGCTATGGCTGGGCTCCACGCGGCCAGCGCTGTCGCCTGCCAGTGCCGTGCGGGCACTCCAAGACCACCACCGTCACGGCGGCACTGCGTACAAGCGGCCTGACGGCGACAGCCATCTTCGATGGAGCCACCAACGGCCGGCGCTTCCTGGACTACGTCACCGACACGCTGGTCCCGGTGCTCCGGCCAGGCGACACGGTGATCCTCGACAACCTTCAGGCCCACAAGGTGACGGGCGTGCGCGAGGCCATCGCGGCGGCTGGCGCGCGGGTGGTGTACCTCCCGCCCTACAGCCCGGAGTTCAACCCGATCGAGCAGGCCTTCGCCAAACTCAAAACCTTGCTGCGCACCGCAGCCGCGCGCACGGTCGAAGACCTGCATGCTGCGATCCGCCAAGCCTTTGCTGCCTTCACCCCAAAGGAGTGTCGCAACTACCTCAATGCAGCTGGATACCAGACAGACCGCTACGTTTCAGCCTGATCGGGCAATGATATAGCTTTGGGCGGAAAGGGCGCCCGTGGGGCGCCCTGCTTCCTGATCGTCATCGAAAAACGATCACAGACCGAAAGGCAGCGCCCAGAATCCCGGCACCGTGAGACTGTCATGGCGACATGAGAAGTTCACCAGCGGCGTCTTCTCTCTACTCCTGTGATTGTCGCTTCTATTCCCCCTGCCGCCCCTGGCACGCCCCACATTCCCCCTCGATCTCGACGATCCGGCTTGCCGGCTTGAACCCCGCCTGGGCCAGGGTCCGGTCCAGGCTGCGCTCGATCTCGGCCGAGATGGTCTCGTCGACGCTGCCGCAGCTGCGGCAGATGAGAAACACCGCGCTCTCGCCGGCGCCGTGGCCATGCTCGCAGGGCACGAAGGCGTTGCGGCTGGCGATGCGGTGGACGAGGCCGTGCTCGGTGAGGAAATCGAGGGCGCGGTAGACCGAGACCGCGGCGACGCGCTTGCCCGGAGCGCTCAGGCGCTCGGCGATGTCGTAGGCGCCGAGCGGACGCCCCTCGTCGGCCACCACCTCCAGGGTGCGGCGGCGCAACGCCGTGAATTGCAGGCCGAGATCCTGCGCCAGCCGCTCGGCCCGCGCCACCAGATCGGCGGTCCGGGCGGGACCATGCCCTTCTTGGCCATGCCCTTCCTGGGCATGCCCGCCTTGACCCTGCGCGTGACCGTGGTGCCCGCAGGTTCCGTGATCGTCCATCCGCAACCCTCCCGGCGCCGTCCTACCCCAACCCGGCGGCGGTTGACAGGCCCTGCCTGTTACAGTGTAACGATCCGCTTTGGGGCGGCCGCCGGCCGTCCTCCATATGGGGTTCGTGCGCCCGCCCGAAGAGGGCGC
Protein-coding regions in this window:
- a CDS encoding cobyrinate a,c-diamide synthase, with the translated sequence MEAFVTARPARGLLVAAARSGSGKTTVTLALLRALRRRGLAVAGAKCGPDYIDPAFHAAATGRPSYNLDSFAMDGTLLDAVAGRAGAEADLLLAEGSMGLFDGVVAEEGRTGANADIAARYGWPVVLVLDVSGAAQSAAATALGVRAYDPRLTLAGVILNKVASPRHRRLVEVGLARVGIPVLGAVPREAALVLPERHLGLIQAGETADLESRLDRLADLAEASIDLDAVVEAAGGRIPTPAIGHLPPPPGQRLAVARDAAFSFVYPHLEAGWRAAGAEIVPFSPLADEAPPAECDACWLPGGYPELHAGRIAAASRFLGGLRAFAETKAVHGECGGYMVLGESLEDADGTTHRMAGLLPVATSYARRRLHLGYRIATLVGPGALGAAGQGLVGHEFHYASEVTPPPGPDEALAEVTDAEGRSPGLAGHRRGRVSGSFFHLVGLR
- a CDS encoding MFS transporter — protein: MPPAAAAAGPAAVVLGGLSLSHLLNDMIQSLLPAIYPLLKQAYSLDFGQIGFLTLAFQLTASLLQPVVGLVTDKRPMPFSLATGMLLSLCGLLLLSHAGSYGLLVMAACLVGLGSAIFHPEASRVARLASGGRYGLAQSVFQVGGNAGSALGPLLAAFIVVPLGQPSVALFAVAALAGFVVLSLVGRWYRDRLRAGAARGKKGGSSVRALPRAKVVGTIAVLLVLIFSKYFYMASLSSYFTFYLIHRFGVSVQESQLYLFVFLGAVAAGTVAGGPIGDRFGRKVVIWGSILGVLPFTLALPHANLFWTVALTVPIGLILASAMPAILVYAQELLPGRVGLVGGLFFGFAFGMGGLGAAVLGEIADHTSIEFVYGICAFLPAVGLLAAFLPRLHAPKAA
- a CDS encoding undecaprenyl-phosphate glucose phosphotransferase — protein: MRHERFPGDADGHLATSEARAVWNALLPRRGRAALRVAIAGGAALAELAAVALTGLACEMTYHLISYERQPELGPSLAVGLFLGLFVVLPNAARGEYSIENYLARAPHFRRTLSLWLAAWAVVLVLGFLSKTTGDHSRGAALATFLIGLPVLVATRFATVTLVRRLITPRSDSARRIHLIGYEEDVASFYATHDTAALGLRVIGVSTLRSAPPGTDPQARRTQLAEDLDLSVSVVRFLRPDDVFVLVPWAEVEDLEACVDAFLRVPVALHLRPGRVMDRFSDVRLGRVGLLTGINVGRAPLSAVEIAAKRTFDLVVASLALVALSPLLVLIAILIRLDSRGPSLFRQKRYGFNQEAFWVFKFRSMRSDADASFRQATRDDDRITRIGRILRRTNLDELPQLLNVIRGDMSLVGPRPHAVAHDRSFERRIALYARRHNVRPGITGWAQVNGLRGETLTDADMQRRVEHDLFYIDNWSLWFDLRILVMTVVARSAFRNAY
- a CDS encoding IS630 family transposase (programmed frameshift) codes for the protein MTSPLSVDLRERVVSAVLAGASCRQAGERFGVSAASVSRWHARHLRDGHVRPKPMGGDQRSQIIEAHAPRILRLCEERGNIVLSELRDALAEQGVATSTSSLSRFLARHRITRKKGLFHAAEQDRPDVAEARQAWFEGQLDLDPDRLVFIDETAASTRMARRYGWAPRGQRCRLPVPCGHSKTTTVTAALRTSGLTATAIFDGATNGRRFLDYVTDTLVPVLRPGDTVILDNLQAHKVTGVREAIAAAGARVVYLPPYSPEFNPIEQAFAKLKTLLRTAAARTVEDLHAAIRQAFAAFTPKECRNYLNAAGYQTDRYVSA
- a CDS encoding Fur family transcriptional regulator, coding for MDDHGTCGHHGHAQGQGGHAQEGHGQEGHGPARTADLVARAERLAQDLGLQFTALRRRTLEVVADEGRPLGAYDIAERLSAPGKRVAAVSVYRALDFLTEHGLVHRIASRNAFVPCEHGHGAGESAVFLICRSCGSVDETISAEIERSLDRTLAQAGFKPASRIVEIEGECGACQGRQGE
- a CDS encoding antibiotic biosynthesis monooxygenase family protein; this translates as MFIAMNRFKVYKDATQDFEQVWLGRDSHLGEMPGFVEFHLLRGPEYEDHVLYASHTIWSSKADFEAWTRSEQFRKAHSRAPGTKPLYLGHPQFEGFETIQTVARAG
- a CDS encoding helix-turn-helix domain-containing protein, whose product is MPKQTTEVDRLVGVRITALRKAKGLSQTALGNAVGVTFQQVQKYEKGQNRVGAGRLREIARLLEVPVSAFFEDQTGGETGDDNVFGFLSAQGAIELLRAYVQIEDEQLRREVLAIVRSAARLGRHATTANGGDSAAAE